In one Colletotrichum destructivum chromosome 2, complete sequence genomic region, the following are encoded:
- a CDS encoding Putative ribonuclease II/R, nucleic acid-binding protein encodes MFTMLRSASKPYVCWRCLTTRTPLSPVASGSRLAPRLQHASSEIPQRSYAGIQYHPREGGVGGGPGGKGRGKGRGGGGGRPITAATGEEMALIREKSDIRQRLREWESMNHEPSRRLLQDMPTHDTPLSNYLTRPDTLPGAMDTSNDESELQRNSQKNRSLFEADELSDLRGSTSALVAGDLVETRYGSGRLPVLAVCLGRHHGLQYFYMSSGEVLPESNIRTLFTLTNFTNPAKFQPLVDILPEVPVTKPRNVLVHKHDPAALKAASRLQGELIKFYQDSVTFYQSHLTLDTASSFLAHPDKTLYLNLEEIAEKLLPDYLRQQGRFLPHALYAVHTALQRDTWGFRPLNMKWHRRNYIYEVRSVSELRILRKVENQVRELVEGAALRDDPASSLSLLRQNSLGSFILKARGVIRANRLRREWTPHGMIGPSDEGANNPTAWTKQELDYIRFMELWSCHRIVPNPSQLESLGSTILRLTDVYNDADWLAHWTGFTFLQEIGWIPPWEIPARYEYRFPDTQVQRGTGMVMPLVDVNGSLRPDLAQGHRRDWGETTVFCVDSEQTADVDDGFSVEPAESPGEHWVHVHIADPASRIDPKSDLARQLERTPSSLYLPGFPNKMLPRDLEQRFSLDPGQPALTFSAKVNDRGEILDYKIEPGTLQNVLHVPKDEVAAVLPRDPKQQPAGDSTDVFAVGKPPAPPQPVKRITRAADLSQKDRDDLVLLNRLCAALKDRRVEKGQLPQLQPRFSSPEVSLDNVVVDGSPDVSNSSVSWKGDPFIRFTEPRPTAADRLVERLMHTAGEVAAKWCSARNIPVPYSTQPEALHNQAALASYRAAHVDPVAARGDPIPVDVLHGLFTLVGSSELTATPSPFYSVGLDAYAKASSPLRRFADLVVHWQIHAALARERETGRSLAGQDCSEASDFLPWTLSTLAPALPTLQARQRQIKEVDNRDGPTQWVAQALLRAWRFGEATLPKTFTFVVDGLYPFGLRGRLESFYNLSASVDVSRLAAVARLAEVQVDDRFEVEIANINVVTTRIAVQPLRRLTPAEAEESKGRVPSPADAASLDAVPA; translated from the exons ATGTTCACGATGTTGAGAAGCGCGAGCAAGCCATACGTATGCTGGCGGTGTCTCACAACCAGGACGCCGCTGTCCCCCGTGGCTAGCGGATCCCGACTCGCTCCACGGCTTCAACATGCCTCATCTGAGATTCCCCAAAGA TCGTATGCTGGTATACAGTACCATCcccgcgagggcggcgtcggcggtggcccaggaggaaagggaagaggaaaagggagaggtggtggcggtggccgCCCCATAACCGCCGCTACGGGCGAGGAGATGGCCCTCATCCGCGAAAAGTCGGACATCAGGCAGCGCCTGCGGGAGTGGGAGTCCATGAACCACGAGCCCTCTCGTCGCCTGCTCCAGGACATGCCGACCCACGACACCCCGCTGTCCAACTACCTGACCCGGCCGGACACGCTCCCCGGCGCCATGGATACGAGCAATGACGAAAGCGAGCTGCAGAGGAACAGTCAGAAGAACCGATCGCTTTTTGAGGCGGACGAGCTCTCCGATTTGCGCGGCTCCACgtcggccctcgtcgccggcgacttGGTCGAGACGAG ATATGGAAGCGGACGCCTGCCGGTCCTGGCCGTCTGTCTAGGACGCCATCACGGCCTGCAGTATTTCTACATGAGCTCGGGTGAGGTCCTCCCCGAAAGCAACATCCGCACGCTCTTCACCCTCACAAACTTCACCAACCCTGCCAAGTTCCAGCCGCTGGTTGACATCCTGCCCGAGGTGCCCGTCACCAAACCGCGCAACGTCTTGGTCCACAAGCACGACCCGGCGGCTCTGAAGGCGGCCTCTCGCCTGCAGGGAGAGCTCATCAAGTTCTACCAGGACTCCGTCACCTTCTACCAGTCCCACCTGACGCTTGACACCGCCAGCAGCTTTCTGGCCCACCCGGACAAGACGTTGTATCTCAACCTGGAGGAGATAGCGGAGAAGCTCCTGCCCGACTATCTCAGGCAGCAGGGTAGGTTCCTCCCGCATGCCCTCTACGCCGTGCACACGGCGCTGCAACGTGACACTTGGGGCTTCCGCCCGCTGAACATGAAGTGGCACCGGCGCAATTACATATACGAGGTCCGATCCGTCTCCGAACTCCGCATCCTGCGCAAGGTCGAGAACCAGGTCCGCGAATtggtcgagggcgccgcgcTGCGCGACGACCCGGCTTCCTCGCTGTCGTTGCTCAGGCAGAACAGCCTTGGCTCCTTCATTCTCAAGGCCCGCGGCGTCATCAGGGCCAACCGCCTGAGGCGCGAGTGGACGCCCCACGGCATGATCGGTCCcagcgacgagggcgccaaCAACCCCACCGCCTGGACCAAGCAGGAGCTCGATTACATCCGCTTCATGGAGCTCTGGTCCTGCCACCGCATCGTGCCCAACCCCTCGCAGCTCGAGAGCCTCGGCTCCACCATCCTCAGGCTGACCGACGTGTACAACGACGCCGACTGGCTCGCGCACTGGACCGGCTTCACCTTCCTTCAGGAGATCGGCTGGATCCCGCCTTGGGAAATCCCTGCCCGCTACGAGTACAGGTTCCCCGACACCCAGGTCCAGAGGGGCACCGGGATGGTCAtgcccctcgtcgacgtgaACGGCTCTCTCCGGCCCGATCTCGCCCAGGGCCACCGCCGGGACTGGGGCGAGACGACCGTCTTCTGCGTCGACTCGGAGCAGacggccgacgtcgacgacggcttcTCTGTTGAGCCGGCCGAGAGTCCCGGCGAGCACTGGGTCCACGTCCACATCGCCGACCCCGCGTCGCGCATCGACCCCAAAtccgacctcgcccgccagcTCGAGAGGACCCCGTCCAGCTTGTacctgcccgggtttcccAACAAGATGTTGCCGCGCGACCTCGAGCAGCGGTTCTCCCTCGATCCGGGCCAGCCGGCCCTGACCTTCAGCGCCAAGGTCAACGACCGCGGCGAGATCCTGGACTACAAGATCGAGCCGGGCACCCTCCAGAACGTCCTCCACGTGCCCAAGGACGAGGTTGCTGCCGTTCTGCCCCGCGACCCCAAGCAGCAGCCTGCGGGCGATTCCACcgacgtcttcgccgtcggcaaacctcccgcgccgccgcagcccgTGAAGCGCATCACCAGGGCCGCCGACCTTTCCCAGAAGGACAgggacgacctcgtcctcctgaACAGGCTCTGTGCGGCTCTCAAGGACCGCCGCGTCGAGAAAGGTCAGCTGCCGCAGCTTCAACCCCGTTTCAGCTCTCCCGAGGTCTCCCTTGacaacgtcgtcgttgacggcTCCCCGGACGTGTCCAACTCCTCCGTGTCTTGGAAGGGCGACCCCTTCATCAGGTTCACTGAGCCGCGCCCCACAgccgccgaccgcctcgtcgagcgcctCATGCacaccgccggcgaggtcgccgcGAAATGGTGCAGCGCCCGCAACATCCCCGTCCCCTACAGCACCCAGCCCGAGGCCCTCCACAATCAGGCCGCGCTCGCCTCCTACCGCGCCGCCCATGTCgaccccgtcgccgcccgcggTGATCCGATccccgtcgacgtcctccACGGCCTCTTCACCCTCGTCGGCAGCTCGGAGCTCACCGCCACCCCGTCCCCCTTCTACTcggtcggcctcgacgcctaCGCCAAGGCCTCGAGCCCCCTCCGCCGcttcgccgacctcgtcgtccactGGCAGAtccacgccgccctcgcccgcgagCGCGAGACAGGCCgctccctcgccggccaggaCTGCTCCGAGGCCTCCGACTTCCTTCCCTGGACCCTCTCCACCCTCGCCCCCGCCCTACCCACGCTGCAGGCTCGCCAGCGCCAGATCAAGGAGGTCGACAACCGCGACGGGCCGACGCAGTGGGTCGCGCAGGCCCTTCTCCGCGCCTGGCGCTTCGGCGAGGCGACCCTCCCCAAGACCTTcaccttcgtcgtcgacggacTGTACCCCTTCGGCCTGcgcggccgcctcgagagCTTCTACAAcctctcggcgtcggtcgaCGTCtcgcgcctcgccgccgtcgcgagGCTCGCCGAagtccaggtcgacgaccgCTTTGAGGTCGAGATCGCCAACATCAACGTCGTGACGACGCGAATTGCCGTCCAGCCTCTACGGAGGCTCacgccggcggaggcagagGAGAGCAAAGGCCGCGTGCCCAGTCCCGCGGACGCCGCCTCGCTGGATGCCGTGCCTGCCTGA
- a CDS encoding Putative exocyst complex component Sec10: MERAGSGAKSLFPQGPSFTLDDFSNQDFVVREFVDTLAENAVPANRRSGPSQPAFDPKPLIRTFENALSQLGSLSEELQEKESELQSTVRRAEAQHDQTLDTLGRKLDQSMASFEALDLSLNQPTTNGADRNVRQEAGGNIAVQIGEKLEELDRKRRRAQDANFLIQCWIEVSETGQLTSLEEIQRQGAAENKVRCAVISRQLMRISQRLDPLSWGQANGANGFRTNGVTNGVTGNNRAHNTRELLEKFSESLEQELLKQFNSSYRRQNFDDMMECSKVLYDFNGGSSVIATFVNQHQFFIDRDQLISDEVTMDGDTWEQIADPDSDPPGVEASLQSLVDEVKLVMQEESFIIKRAFPFYETVLIKFIQRVFQQSIQQRLEMVLDKANEVSSLAFLRSLHSSRTYISALIEDLKSHGLTEHPEPASPQISQTLDQQMEELFVPYLVGNSYIDRERKSLEETYNSLLFKFTTYHSKRKKAPTGFMASLAQQSSQLLSSAKDAYLERLDSSELTATQKAMMLRVAGIQDNNENKNDVEVSEEDGILSIANAKRMMKWLAESVRRTLELGSPVDTPKDVNVLLNLLLTTMGRVYVETALDAALDHASSQENIKSEPDLTYLPAIRPAVTITSIMERFITTVLIKLAESNTTVRRSMSSQTKSAIDSIERKTNAVMRSSIDVVTNWVTRSLASQKKFDFRPRDADLDSLQTATCLQISQFLSRVTKHAAQAVDGQNLEVWSSEVALAILALLFDHFKKFQVNATGGLMVAQDLSKYSSTLKEWSLAPDVETSVELLTDIGSLFIVGPEALREKSRTLAAGPSGQGKKLTKADFKAFVQRRDDAGTVGIQSVLAGL, translated from the exons ATGGAGCGGGCTGGGTCTGGGGCCAAGTCCCTGTTCCCTCAAGGGCCCAGcttcaccctcgacgacTTCTCGAACCAGGACTTCGTGGTACGCGAATTCGTCGATACCCTAGCCGAGAACGCCGTACCGGCGAACCGTCGGTCGGGCCCCTCGCAGCCCGCCTTCGACCCCAAGCCCCTCATCCGCACCTTTGAGA ATGCGCTCTCACAGCTTGGATCGTTGTCCGAGGAACTCCAGGAGAAAGAATCGGAACTCCAATCCACCGTACGAAGGGCCGAAGCCCAGCATGACCAGACCCTCGATACCCTTGGCCGAAAGCTCGACCAGTCCATGGCGTCCTTCGAGGCGCTCGATTTATCGCTGAACCAACCCACGAccaacggcgccgacagAAACGTGCGGCAAGAGGCGGGTGGGAACATAGCTGTGCAGAtcggcgagaagctcgaAGAGCTGGACAGGAAAAGGAGACGGGCCCAAGACGCCAACTTTCTTATCCAGTGCTGGATCGAGGTCAGCGAAACAGGCCAGCTCACGTCGCTGGAGGAGATCCAGAGGCAAGGCGCGGcggagaacaaggtccgGTGCGCCGTCATCTCTCGTCAACTCATGCGCATTAGCCAGCGGCTCGACCCGTTATCGTGGGGCCAGGCGAACGGCGCGAATGGGTTCCGAACGAACGGAGTCACGAACGGCGTCACTGGGAACAACCGCGCCCACAACACTAGAGAACTTCTCGAAAAGTTCTCGGAATCGTTGGAGCAGGAGCTTTTGAAGCAGTTCAACAGCAGCTACCGACGCCAGAACTTCGACGACATGATGGAATGCTCCAAGGTGCTTTACGACTTTAACGGTGGCTCCAGCGTCATTGCCACTTTTGTCAACCAGCATCAGTTCTTCATCGACCGAGATCAGCTGATCTCGGATGAAGTGACCATGGATGGAGACACCTGGGAACAAATCGCGGACCCTGATTCCGACCCccccggcgtcgaggccagTCTTCAGTCCCTTGTTGACGAAGTCAAGCTCGTCATGCAGGAGGAGTCCTTCATCATCAAGCGGGCATTCCCCTTCTACGAGACCGTCTTGATCAAGTTCATCCAACGAGTTTTCCAGCAGTCCATTCAACAAAGGCTCGAGATGGtgctcgacaaggccaacgaGGTCTCGTCTCTGGCCTTCCTGAGATCACTGCACTCTTCTAGGACATACATCAGTGCTCTGATCGAAGACCTCAAATCGCACGGCCTAACCGAACACCCGGAGCCAGCCTCGCCGCAGATTTCTCAAACCCTCGACCAGCAGATGGAGGAGCTTTTCGTCCCATACCTCGTCGGCAACTCGTATATCGACCGAGAGAGGAAGAGTCTCGAGGAGACATACAACTCGCTGCTGTTCAAGTTCACGACATATCACtccaagaggaagaaggcgccCACCGGCTTCATGGCCTCGCTCGCTCAGCAAAGCTCACAGCTGTTATCGTCGGCGAAGGACGCTtacctcgagcgcctcgacTCGTCTGAGTTGACGGCCACCCAGAAGGCCATGATGCTTCGCGTGGCAGGGATCCAAGATAACAACGAAAACAAGAACGACGTGGAGGTGTCGGAGGAAGACGGAATCCTCAGCATTGCCAACGCCAAGAGAATGATGAAGTGGCTCGCCGAGTCCGTCCGAAGAACCCTGGAGCTTGGTTCTCCCGTCGATACACCCAAGGACGTCAACGTCCTCCTCAATCTCCTGCTGACGACGATGGGCCGCGTCTACGTTGAGACGGCTTTggacgccgccctcgaccacgCATCCTCGCAGGAGAACATCAAATCGGAGCCGGACCTGACATACCTCCCCGCGATCCGCCCCGCGGTGACCATTACCAGCATCATGGAACGCTTCATCACCACAGTGCTGATCAAGCTCGCCGAGTCCAACACGACAGTGCGGCGCAGCATGTCGTCGCAGACCAAGTCGGCCATCGACAGCATCGAGCGCAAGACCAACGCCGTTATGCGTAGCTCCATCGACGTCGTTACAAACTGGGTCACGCGCTCCCTCGCAAGCCAGAAAAAATTCGATTTTCGCCCGCGCGATGCGGACCTCGACTCCCTGCAGACGGCCACGTGCCTGCAGATCAGCCAGTTCCTCTCCCGCGTCACCAAGCACGCCGCACAGGCAGTTGACGGCCAGAACCTGGAGGTGTGGAGCTCCGAGGTCGCCCTGGCGATCCTGGCCCTGCTCTTCGACCATTTCAAGAAGTTCCAGGTCAACGCCACGGGGGGTCTCATGGTCGCGCAGGACCTGTCCAAGTACTCGTCCACGCTCAAGGAGTGGTCGCTCGCGCCCGACGTTGAGACATCGGTCGAGCTCCTCACCGACATCGGCTcgctcttcatcgtcggcccCGAGGCGTTGAGGGAGAAGTCCCGTACCCTTGCCGCGGGTCCGTCGGGCCAGGGCAAGAAGCTGACCAAGGCCGACTTCAAGGCCTTTGTACAGCGGCGCGACGATGCCGGTACCGTCGGCATCCAGAGCGTTTTGGCTGGACTTTGA
- a CDS encoding Putative kelch-type beta propeller, whose amino-acid sequence MKLPEPKVALENICSVIHDNVLYTYAAGAFQSLALEEGAKWKTLTQGESVTGAVCVGSNPKDASQAGLYIVGGKGASADYRGLQKFTYATGKWESITPQDPVTQNRLLHGATYLPGTDQIIMYGGSQDGYSGPSTQTFVVGASAPYNTRAYSSSAAPVVNPILLPWSDTQAVLVGGSTTNNKIMLFNPDVAWTDSGATLAEPLMKDTTAIRAVLINGDDGSKSLYTFDLSTTPNEVKRMVLIDASGAPVANSAAVSKKATRDATGEFEKRSLTLSDWPAYNQTFAPAGTRLNYALAQGSDGLVVFAGGSGSVDDPLCMFNARENSWEDAVQKLSEQEVLITSESTSSISSTTATSTVGSSSASGTSFSTLPASVSASPSGSASASSSASSETAAAGTPAAVGANTILGIVLGTITGVMILLGLILFCIRRRRGKNQQNVEGGPNARGMSPRGFPDEKAGLGYGNDDFGPGPNGHFRGHQQQGSAGSFSSMAILMGKVNGNNTPKSAGGAHGGSNRDNSNTFFKSTIGKPIPQMNEQSALSPPSRDEKGVSFAADVVEPRPTPRGAPVGRAGETRRSSGWNRYWSGGSALNILGFGNSKRTTVDSDRSSHYSNTNYKNRITQDSATVPPLHLITQDLTTVPPIQHDGRPELSRVVSGSPTVSNYSNQIPFRDGVSATIESPRRPTSDASSGYSSGIPESVRDAWDPTGPSRPWGANRAPSSVYAESLYPTSLAPSLPNRQTQNEIPIGISQQPPLAMAATSSDMSWLNLGEINKQNRQ is encoded by the coding sequence ATGAAGCTCCCCGAGCCCAAGGTCGCTCTGGAGAACATATGTTCAGTCATCCACGACAACGTTCTCTACACATACGCCGCTGGCGCTTTCCAGTCATTGGCACTCGAAGAAGGCGCTAAATGGAAGACGTTGACGCAAGGTGAATCTGTTACGGGAGCCGTTTGCGTGGGCTCGAATCCCAAGGATGCCAGCCAGGCGGGCTTGTACATCGTAGGGGGTAAAGGGGCATCGGCCGACTATCGCGGACTGCAGAAGTTCACCTACGCAACGGGCAAGTGGGAATCCATCACACCACAGGACCCCGTCACACAGAATCGACTACTCCACGGAGCAACATACCTCCCCGGCACTGACCAGATCATCATGTATGGTGGCAGCCAGGATGGATACTCGGGTCCCTCGACGCAGACTTTCGTGGTCGGAGCGTCAGCGCCTTACAACACCAGGGCCTACTCGTCGTCAGCGGCACCCGTCGTGAACCCCATCCTCCTGCCGTGGTCCGATACGCAGGCGGTCTTGGTCGGAGGCagcaccaccaacaacaagaTTATGCTCTTCAACCCCGACGTGGCTTGGACCGACTCTGGCGCGACGCTGGCGGAACCTCTGATGAAGGACACGACGGCCATCAGAGCCGTCCTCATCAATGGAGATGATGGAAGTAAGAGCTTGTACACCTTCGACCTCTCAACGACACCGAACGAGGTCAAGCGAATGGTTCTCATCGATGCCTCGGGTGCCCCCGTTGCCAACTCCGCTGCAGTTTCGAAGAAGGCCACGAGAGATGCCACTGGCGAGTTCGAGAAGCGCTCGCTGACACTCAGTGACTGGCCCGCTTACAACCAAACGTTCGCGCCCGCGGGTACCCGGCTCAACTATGCCCTTGCCCAGGGCTCTGACGGGCTTGTCGTGTTTGCTGGAGGCTCTGGGTCCGTCGACGACCCTCTCTGCATGTTCAATGCGCGCGAGAATAGCTGGGAAGATGCCGTCCAGAAACTGAGCGAGCAAGAAGTTCTCATCACTAGCGAATCAACGAGCTCGATAAGCAGCACCACCGCGACCTCGACTGTTGGAAGCTCGAGCGCATCCGGGACCTCCTTTTCGACCTTGCCCGCGTCCGTCAGCGCCTCCCCCTCtggctcggcctcggcctcgtcatccgCCAGTTCCGagaccgccgctgccggcaCCCCGGCTGCTGTCGgcgccaacaccatcctcggTATCGTGCTCGGGACCATCACTGGTGTCATGATTCTCCTTGGTCTGATCTTGTTCTGTattcgacgacgacgtggcaAGAATCAGCAGAACGTCGAGGGTGGTCCGAACGCCAGGGGTATGAGCCCAAGAGGCTTCCCTGACGAGAAGGCCGGGCTTGGATacggcaacgacgacttTGGCCCTGGCCCCAATGGTCACTTCCGTGGTCACCAGCAGCAAGGATCTGCgggctccttctcctctATGGCAATTCTGATGGGCAAGGTCAACGGCAACAACACTCCCAAGTCTGCTGGTGGTGCGCATGGCGGTAGCAACCGCGATAACTCGAACACCTTCTTCAAGAGCACCATCGGCAAGCCCATACCTCAGATGAACGAACAGTCTGCCCTCTCGCCCCCGTCTCGGGATGAGAAAGGTGTCTCGTTCGCcgccgatgtcgtcgagcccCGCCCGACGCCCCGGGGAGCTCCCGTAGGCCGTGCCGGTGAGACGCGCAGAAGCTCAGGCTGGAACCGATACTGgtccggcggcagcgcgctCAATATTCTCGGATTCGGCAACTCGAAGCGGACGACCGTCGACTCGGATCGAAGCTCTCACTACTCCAACACCAACTACAAGAACCGGATAACACAGGACTCGGCCACAGTGCCTCCACTGCACCTCATCACCCAGGACTTGACCACGGTCCCGCCCATTCAGCACGATGGCCGGCCGGAGCTCAGCCGTGTCGTCTCGGGCAGTCCGACCGTATCCAACTACTCGAACCAGATCCCCTTCCGGGACGGAGTGTCTGCCACGATTGAATCCCCCCGAAGACCCACGTCTGACGCGTCCTCTGGATACTCGAGCGGTATTCCCGAGAGTGTCCGCGACGCATGGGACCCTACCGGCCCCTCGAGACCCTGGGGTGCCAATCGCGCGCCGAGCAGCGTGTACGCCGAGAGCCTCTACCCGACTTCGCTGGCGCCGAGCCTGCCGAACAGGCAAACCCAAAACGAGATTCCGATTGGTATCAGCCAGCAGCCCCCTCtcgccatggcggccacATCGTCAGATATGAGCTGGCTCAACCTAGGCGAGATCAACAAGCAAAACCGCCAATAG
- a CDS encoding Putative nuclear transport factor 2 domain, TAP (TAP-C) domain, UBA-like superfamily gives MAPPRAPRSMTSQPTRDTRNSTVGAKTSRGGGIQKRRGGRTQVDRDGDLDMGSAAGGSGTRRPNSRAAPADTNNSRPRGSTRSGAPSGKPGSKVHQAIARHLDTGDGNDLVSRRKPQSSGLVWLTVKGLKESKAASNDDGGLRDLLMFLERKATTLSGRNKTVHIKKSSLRGDLVNIAASKEDAEEILKVNTFTFAGTQLEISDSDGSIAKANEASAAAQETKQKLQSIMSLRYDMENKLLRLDALNQDEGLIQMGMLESKDRAEKLFKVMMRICDELFKTPQAKIDAIHSISLANNNIDTVAQVEEMADTFPDLKNLDLSGNQIVSVAGLWRWRQKLKKLETLYLTGNPLPVAEPKVVLELLHFFPKLQVLNGEQLTPERIAEIKAAGRPKPIPQRGPDFRDVAGIGEAFLLEFFLGFDTDRTGLLAKYYDDNSQFSLAVDTHSVRDENLPQPLPWSSYIKQSRNLMKITTPAARAARLITGREATWNLWNDLPKTQHPDIKSDISKYIMDCHLLPGLADPTGQTAGGVDGMIISVHGQFEECDKSGKTGLRSFSRTFVLGPGRPNSNPIRVVSDMLSLRAYNPLPNIFVAEGQAPSAQEQEQRQAMIAELSKQTTMTPTYSEMCLSDVAWDFTRALAVFHEKKAQLPAEAFASV, from the exons ATGGCGCCTCCACGGGCTCCTCGCAGCATGACGTCGCAGCCTACGCGCGACACCCGTAACTCTACTGTTGGGGCCAAGACGTCGCGCGGTGGCGGCATTCAGAAGCGCCGCGGTGGCAGAACCCAAGTCGACAGGGACGGAGACCTTGACATGGGTAGCGCCGCCGGAGGAAGTGGCACACGTCGACCAAATAGTAGAGCAGCCCCGGCTGACACGAACAACTCGCGACCTCGGGGATCAACAAGATCTGGCGCTCCCTCCGGCAAGCCAGGCTCGAAAGTACACCAAGCGATTGCCCGACACTTGGACACTGGCGATGGAAATGATCTGGTATCAAGGAGGAAGCCACAGAGCTCTGGCCTTGTCTGGCTGACCGTCAAGGGTCTGAAGGAGAGCAAGGCCGCAAGcaatgacgacggcggtctACGTGATCTGTTGATGTTCCTGGAGCGGAAAGCCACCACCCTGTCCGGCCGCAACAAAACGGTGCACATCAAGAAG TCGAGTTTGAGAGGGGACTTGGTCAACATTGCGGCAAGCAAGGAAGATGCGGAGGAAATTCTCAAAGTCAATACCTTCACGTTTGCTGGAACGCAGTTGGAGATCTCTGATAGTGACGGATCGATCGCCAAGGCGAACGAAGCATCCGCGGCAGCGCAAGAGACAAAGCAGAAGCTCCAAAGCATCATGTCACTCCGTTATGACATGGAAAACAAGCTCTTGAGACTGGACGCCCTGAACCAAGACGAAGGCCTGATACAAATGGGAATGCTGGAGTCTAAAGACAgggccgagaagctcttcAAGGTCATGATGAGGATTTGCGACGAGCTCTTCAAGACACCCCAAGCCAAGATCGATGCCATCCACAGCATCAGCCTGGCCAACAATAACATCGACACTGTTGCGCAAgtcgaggagatggcggaTACGTTCCCCGATCTCAAGAACCTCGACCTCAGCGGGAACCAGATTGTGTCTGTCGCGGGCCTGTGGAGATGGCGccagaagctcaagaagcTAGAGACCCTGTACCTGACGGGAAACCCACTGCCAGTCGCGGAGCCCAAGGTGGTGCTCGAGCTGTTGCACTTCTTCCCCAAGCTGCAGGTCCTGAATGGTGAGCAATTGACACCAGAACGGATTGCGGAAATCAAGGCAGCAGGCCGACCAAAGCCGATTCCCCAGCGCGGACCCGACTTCCGTGACGTAGCCGGCATCGGAGAGGCCTTCCTGCTCGAGttcttcctcggcttcgacacGGACCGCACAGGTCTACTAGCCAAGTActacgacgacaacagccaATTCTCTCTGGCTGTGGATACCCATTCCGTCAGAGACGAGAATCTGCCACAGCCGCTTCCCTGGTCTTCATACATCAAGCAGTCTCGGAATCTGATGAAGATTACGACCCCAGCCGCCCGAGCCGCGAGACTCATCACCGGAAGGGAGGCGACGTGGAACCTCTGGAACGACCTTCCGAAAACACAGCACCCGGACATCAAGTCGGACATCAGCAAGTACATTATGGACTGCCATCTCCTGCCTGGTCTCGCCGACCCGACCGGCCAGACCGCCGGCGGAGTTGACGGCATGATCATCTCCGTGCATGGTCAATTTGAAGAATGTGACAAGTCCGGTAAGACGGGTCTCCGAAGCTTTTCTCGCACATTCGTCCTGGGACCCGGACGACCCAACAGCAACCCCATTCGCGTCGTGAGCGACATGCTCTCCCTCAGGGCTTACAACCCGCTCCCCAACATCTTCGTTGCCGAGGGCCAAGCCCCGTCAGcgcaagaacaagaacagcGCCAGGCCATGATTGCCGAACTATCAAAGCAGACGACAATGACACCCACATACTCAGAAATGTGCCTGTCAGACGTCGCGTGGGACTTCACCAGGGCCTTGGCAGTCTTCCACGAGAAAAAG GCTCAATTGCCAGCCGAAGCATTCGCCAGCGTCTAG